A genomic segment from Pseudomonas sessilinigenes encodes:
- the greB gene encoding transcription elongation factor GreB — protein MSTKLITQDGYDALKQELDYLWREKRPDITQKVTWAASLGDRSENADYQYNKKLLREIDRRVRYIRKRLEDMKVVGYAPEQEGRVFFGAWVEVENDEAQVKRFRIVGYDEIYQRKDYISIDSPMARALLKKEVGDEAVVVTPAGETCWWINQIEYVK, from the coding sequence TTGAGTACCAAGCTCATCACGCAGGATGGTTACGATGCTCTCAAGCAGGAGCTGGACTACCTGTGGCGGGAAAAGCGTCCCGATATCACTCAAAAGGTCACCTGGGCCGCCTCTCTGGGCGACCGCAGTGAAAATGCGGACTATCAGTACAACAAGAAGCTTCTGCGAGAGATCGACCGCAGGGTGCGCTATATCCGTAAGCGCCTCGAAGACATGAAGGTCGTCGGATATGCACCCGAACAAGAAGGGCGAGTGTTCTTCGGGGCTTGGGTCGAGGTCGAAAACGACGAGGCGCAGGTCAAGCGCTTTCGTATCGTCGGTTATGACGAGATCTATCAGCGCAAGGACTACATCTCCATCGACTCGCCCATGGCCAGGGCGCTGTTGAAGAAGGAGGTGGGGGACGAGGCCGTTGTCGTGACCCCCGCGGGCGAAACCTGTTGGTGGATCAATCAGATCGAATACGTGAAGTAG
- a CDS encoding DoxX family protein, producing MSTLIKNVLGTRAGYGLTILRILVGIIFAAHGSQKIFGWFGGGGLAGTAQWMESIGLAPGYLMALLAGGTEFFAGLALIIGLLARPAALGLTFTLLVAIFSVHISNGLFMANNGYEFALALLGGTLAVLLEGAGKLSLDAAITK from the coding sequence ATGAGCACTCTGATCAAAAACGTACTGGGCACCCGTGCAGGCTACGGCCTGACTATCCTGCGCATTCTTGTTGGCATCATTTTCGCCGCCCATGGCTCGCAAAAAATCTTCGGCTGGTTCGGCGGCGGCGGCCTGGCCGGTACGGCCCAGTGGATGGAAAGCATCGGCCTGGCCCCTGGCTACCTGATGGCGCTGCTGGCCGGTGGCACCGAATTCTTTGCCGGCTTGGCTCTGATCATCGGCTTGCTCGCACGTCCTGCCGCATTGGGGCTGACATTCACCCTGCTGGTGGCGATCTTCTCGGTGCATATCAGCAATGGCTTGTTCATGGCCAATAATGGTTACGAGTTCGCCCTGGCGTTGCTGGGGGGCACCTTGGCGGTGTTGCTCGAGGGAGCTGGCAAGTTGTCGCTGGACGCCGCCATCACCAAATGA
- a CDS encoding response regulator transcription factor, which yields MANIIVVDDHPLIRMAIKMALETQQHTVVAETDNGADAVQLARRHVPDLLILDLGIPNLDGFSVISHVRSAQLDIKILVVTASDAKNFAFRCLLTGAAGFLSKGENLHELNNAVKAVLSGYSYFPEDTLSALQQNNKAADQESVLVSRLTDREITVLKLLASGLSNQQIAQTLLISHKTVSTYKVRLLKRFSVSSLVALAELAKRNSII from the coding sequence ATGGCCAATATCATCGTCGTCGACGACCACCCACTGATTCGTATGGCTATCAAGATGGCCTTGGAAACTCAGCAGCATACCGTAGTCGCCGAAACCGACAACGGAGCGGACGCCGTCCAACTAGCACGCCGACATGTTCCGGACTTGTTGATCCTTGACCTGGGAATCCCCAACCTTGACGGTTTTTCGGTCATATCCCATGTCCGGAGTGCACAGCTAGACATCAAGATCCTGGTGGTGACGGCAAGCGACGCCAAGAATTTTGCCTTTCGCTGCCTGCTGACCGGAGCCGCTGGTTTTTTGTCCAAGGGCGAAAATCTGCACGAACTGAATAATGCCGTCAAAGCCGTCCTTTCTGGATACAGCTACTTTCCAGAAGATACCCTCAGTGCCTTGCAGCAGAACAACAAGGCCGCCGACCAGGAAAGCGTGTTGGTTTCCCGACTGACAGACCGTGAGATCACGGTCCTGAAACTGCTGGCCAGCGGCCTGAGCAACCAGCAGATCGCCCAGACACTCTTGATCAGCCACAAGACTGTGAGCACCTATAAAGTCCGCTTGCTCAAGCGTTTCAGTGTTTCCAGCCTGGTGGCACTGGCAGAGCTGGCAAAACGCAACTCGATCATTTGA
- the oprI gene encoding outer membrane lipoprotei OprI, with amino-acid sequence MNNVLKFSALALAAVLATGCSSVSKETEARLTATEDAAARAQARADEAYRKADEALAAAQKAQQTADEANERALRMLEKASRK; translated from the coding sequence ATGAACAACGTTCTGAAATTCTCTGCTCTGGCTCTGGCCGCAGTTCTGGCTACCGGTTGCAGCAGCGTATCCAAAGAAACCGAAGCTCGTCTGACTGCTACTGAAGACGCAGCAGCTCGTGCTCAGGCTCGTGCAGACGAAGCCTATCGTAAAGCTGATGAAGCTCTGGCTGCTGCTCAAAAAGCACAACAGACTGCTGACGAAGCTAACGAGCGCGCTCTGCGTATGCTGGAAAAAGCTAGCCGCAAGTAA
- a CDS encoding ABC transporter permease, which produces MARLSLLRLFSLALRQLLRDARAGELRVLFFALLVAVAASTAIGYFGARLNAAMQLRATEFLGADLLLEGSSPARAQQIESGLELGLVHARTVEFSSVIATDNAIQLSSIKAVDNAYPLRGQLKSAAGPYASEEPGGGPKIGEAWVESRLLTALELKVGDSIDVGSKTLRLARVLTYEPDRAGNFYSLTPRVLINLDDLQATGVVQPGSRVSYKELWRGPSQALEAYRKLIKPGLEANQRLQDARDGNQQIGGALGKAERYLNMASLVAVLLSGVAVALSANRFAARRFDASALLRCLGLSRRETMLLFSAQLGLLGLLASLSGALLGWLAQLVLFYLLQGLLPSDVPPGGLLPAMAGIGTGLVALAGFALPPLAALGRVPPLRVLRRDLLPIPPSTWMIYGVALLALGLIMWRLSLDLVLTFALMGGGLVAALALGGLLLLLLQSLRRLLAGATLPWRLGLGQLLRHPLAAAGQSMAFGLILLSMALIALLRGELLDTWQNQLPQNAPNYFALNILPADKQAFTERLVQLSAPSAPLYPVVPGRLVSINGEPVTELVTKDSSGDRAVQRDLSLTWSADLPSGNSITQGSWWSARPDEALPGVSVEAKVAQSLKLKLGDRLTFTVAGVNREAQVTSLRTINWDNFQPNFFMIFQPGTLKDLPATYLTSFYLSPGHDQQIVELSRAFPAVTILQVEALLEQLRSILGQVTLAVEYVLLFVLAAGMTVLFSGLQATLDERIRQGALLRALGAERSLLVKARRIEFGLLGAASGLLAALGCELVSLALYRFAFDLPWHPHPWLLLLPLAGALLVGGAGVFGTRRALNVSPLNVLRES; this is translated from the coding sequence ATGGCACGCCTGTCCCTGTTGCGCCTATTCAGCCTTGCCCTACGCCAATTGTTGCGTGATGCACGTGCCGGCGAGTTGAGGGTATTGTTCTTCGCCTTGTTGGTGGCGGTCGCGGCAAGTACCGCCATTGGCTACTTCGGTGCCCGACTGAACGCCGCCATGCAACTGCGGGCGACCGAATTCCTCGGCGCCGATCTGTTACTCGAGGGCAGCTCTCCTGCGCGGGCCCAACAGATAGAGAGCGGATTAGAACTAGGGCTCGTGCACGCCCGCACCGTCGAATTCTCCAGTGTCATTGCCACCGACAACGCAATTCAGCTGTCCAGCATCAAGGCCGTGGACAACGCCTACCCGCTACGCGGTCAACTCAAGAGCGCAGCAGGTCCCTATGCCTCCGAAGAGCCCGGTGGCGGGCCCAAGATTGGCGAAGCCTGGGTCGAGTCGCGCCTGCTGACGGCATTGGAGTTGAAGGTCGGCGACAGCATCGACGTCGGTAGCAAGACCCTGCGCCTGGCCCGGGTCCTGACTTACGAGCCGGATCGCGCAGGCAACTTCTACAGTTTGACACCTCGAGTCCTGATCAACCTGGATGACTTGCAAGCCACGGGTGTCGTCCAGCCTGGCAGCCGGGTCAGCTACAAGGAACTCTGGCGCGGCCCGTCCCAAGCTCTCGAGGCTTACCGCAAGTTGATCAAGCCAGGCCTGGAGGCCAATCAGCGCCTGCAGGACGCACGGGATGGCAACCAGCAAATCGGTGGGGCGCTGGGCAAGGCCGAACGCTATCTGAATATGGCCAGCCTGGTGGCCGTGCTGCTTTCGGGTGTCGCCGTGGCGCTATCGGCCAACCGTTTCGCCGCCCGCCGCTTCGATGCCAGCGCCCTGCTCCGCTGCCTGGGCCTGTCTCGCCGGGAAACCATGTTGCTGTTCAGCGCCCAACTGGGGCTTCTCGGACTGCTGGCCAGCCTCAGCGGTGCATTGCTTGGCTGGCTGGCGCAGTTGGTGCTGTTTTACCTGCTACAGGGGTTGCTACCAAGTGATGTGCCGCCCGGAGGACTGCTGCCCGCCATGGCAGGTATCGGCACGGGGCTGGTGGCCCTGGCCGGTTTCGCCTTGCCTCCACTGGCCGCATTGGGACGAGTGCCGCCGCTTCGAGTGTTGCGTCGCGACCTGCTGCCGATTCCGCCCAGTACCTGGATGATCTACGGCGTCGCTCTACTTGCCCTGGGCTTGATCATGTGGCGCTTGAGCCTGGACCTGGTGTTGACCTTCGCGCTGATGGGGGGTGGCCTGGTCGCGGCATTGGCGCTCGGCGGCCTGTTGCTACTGCTCTTGCAGAGCCTGCGCCGCCTCTTGGCAGGCGCCACCTTGCCCTGGCGCCTGGGGTTGGGACAACTGCTGCGCCACCCTCTCGCGGCAGCAGGGCAATCCATGGCCTTCGGCCTGATCCTGCTGTCCATGGCACTGATCGCCCTGCTGCGGGGAGAATTACTGGATACCTGGCAAAACCAACTGCCGCAGAATGCCCCCAACTATTTCGCACTGAACATCCTGCCGGCTGACAAACAAGCCTTCACCGAGCGCCTGGTGCAACTCTCGGCTCCTTCGGCGCCGCTCTATCCGGTGGTACCCGGGCGCCTGGTCAGTATCAATGGAGAGCCCGTGACGGAGCTTGTCACCAAGGACTCCAGCGGGGACCGTGCTGTCCAGCGAGACCTGAGCCTGACCTGGTCCGCCGACTTGCCTTCTGGCAACAGCATCACGCAAGGAAGCTGGTGGTCTGCCCGGCCTGACGAAGCCTTGCCTGGCGTATCGGTGGAAGCCAAGGTGGCCCAGAGCCTCAAGCTGAAGCTGGGTGACCGACTGACCTTCACTGTCGCGGGCGTCAACCGTGAGGCGCAAGTCACCAGCCTGCGTACTATCAATTGGGACAACTTCCAGCCCAACTTCTTCATGATTTTCCAACCCGGTACCTTGAAGGATCTGCCGGCCACCTATCTCACCAGCTTCTACCTGAGCCCAGGTCATGACCAACAGATCGTCGAACTGTCCAGGGCATTTCCAGCGGTGACCATCCTGCAGGTCGAGGCTCTGCTGGAGCAGCTGCGCAGTATCCTGGGTCAAGTCACCCTGGCAGTGGAATATGTGCTGTTGTTCGTCCTAGCAGCAGGAATGACGGTGCTGTTTTCCGGACTGCAGGCCACCCTGGACGAGCGTATTCGCCAAGGAGCACTGCTGCGAGCCCTTGGGGCTGAACGCAGTTTACTGGTCAAGGCACGGCGCATCGAGTTCGGCCTGCTTGGTGCCGCCAGCGGGCTACTGGCAGCCCTAGGTTGCGAGCTGGTCAGCCTGGCGCTCTACCGCTTTGCCTTCGACCTGCCCTGGCATCCGCACCCCTGGCTTCTGCTGCTGCCTCTGGCCGGGGCACTATTGGTGGGTGGGGCCGGGGTCTTTGGTACCCGCCGAGCCCTTAACGTCAGCCCACTGAATGTCCTGCGCGAAAGCTGA
- a CDS encoding L,D-transpeptidase family protein, translated as MLPRLPVVTRCLTLAALCVAGPVAALEFPLPPPGEDVVGQVQVIKAKYEDTFADLGTANDLGYLEMVAANPGVDPWLPGAGTEVVLPTRFILPPGPREGIVINLAEYRLYYFPKGQSVVYTFPLGIGREGWGSPIAHTSITAKTPNPTWTPPASIRAEHAADGDPLPGIVPAGPDNPLGPFKFTLGTPGYLIHGSNKKFGIGMRTSHGCFRMLNNNVLQMAGMVPVGTSVRIINEPYKFGISAGKVYLEAHTPLDDKGNPSVVDKHTAVINALLKREDLANNLRMNWDVVRDVVAAEDGLPVEIAVPTAAPATSLSATPFDMQQ; from the coding sequence ATGTTGCCGCGCCTCCCTGTCGTCACCCGCTGTCTGACACTTGCCGCATTATGTGTGGCTGGTCCCGTTGCAGCGTTGGAATTTCCTCTTCCTCCCCCTGGCGAAGATGTCGTAGGCCAGGTTCAGGTGATCAAGGCCAAGTACGAAGATACCTTCGCCGACTTGGGCACCGCCAATGACCTGGGTTATCTGGAGATGGTGGCTGCCAATCCGGGAGTCGACCCCTGGTTGCCGGGAGCCGGTACCGAAGTGGTTCTTCCCACCCGTTTCATCCTGCCGCCAGGGCCTCGCGAAGGTATCGTGATCAACCTGGCAGAGTACCGTCTGTACTATTTCCCCAAGGGCCAGAGCGTGGTTTACACCTTCCCATTGGGTATTGGTCGCGAGGGGTGGGGGTCGCCGATCGCCCATACCAGTATCACCGCGAAGACTCCCAACCCGACCTGGACGCCACCGGCCTCAATCAGGGCCGAACATGCAGCTGATGGTGATCCCCTGCCAGGCATAGTGCCGGCGGGGCCAGACAATCCTTTGGGCCCATTCAAGTTCACCCTGGGTACGCCGGGCTACCTGATCCATGGCTCCAACAAGAAGTTCGGTATTGGCATGCGCACCAGCCACGGTTGTTTCCGAATGCTCAATAACAACGTGCTGCAAATGGCCGGTATGGTTCCAGTTGGAACTTCCGTACGTATCATCAACGAGCCTTACAAGTTTGGTATCAGCGCTGGCAAAGTCTATCTGGAAGCACATACGCCGTTAGATGATAAAGGCAATCCTTCAGTGGTCGACAAACACACTGCGGTGATCAACGCCTTGCTTAAGCGTGAAGACCTGGCTAACAACCTGCGTATGAACTGGGATGTAGTCCGTGACGTAGTCGCGGCGGAAGATGGCCTGCCGGTGGAGATTGCGGTGCCAACCGCTGCGCCGGCGACCTCTCTGTCTGCTACGCCTTTCGATATGCAGCAGTAA
- a CDS encoding arylesterase — protein MRVWFLSAGLALMCMAQNAAAGTVLIVGDSISAAFGLDTRQGWVALLEKRLVDQGFTDKVINASISGDTSAGGQARLPTLLSQHKPQVVILELGGNDGLRGQPPQQLQQNLASMIDSAQASGARVLLLGMQLPPNYGVRYTQAFAKVYQQLAIDKKVALVPFFLDGVGGHPDLMQADGLHPAAAAQGKLLENVWPTLKPLL, from the coding sequence ATGCGTGTATGGTTTTTGAGTGCTGGCCTGGCCTTGATGTGCATGGCCCAGAATGCAGCTGCCGGTACGGTCCTGATCGTGGGCGATAGTATCAGTGCGGCTTTCGGCCTGGATACCCGGCAGGGGTGGGTGGCACTGCTGGAAAAGCGCCTGGTGGACCAGGGCTTCACGGACAAAGTGATCAATGCCTCGATCAGTGGTGATACCAGCGCTGGGGGGCAAGCGCGCCTGCCGACGCTGCTTTCGCAGCACAAGCCTCAGGTGGTGATCCTCGAATTGGGAGGCAATGATGGCTTGCGCGGCCAGCCGCCCCAGCAATTGCAACAAAATCTTGCCTCGATGATCGACAGTGCCCAGGCCTCGGGGGCTAGGGTGCTGCTGCTGGGCATGCAGCTACCGCCCAATTACGGTGTGCGCTATACCCAGGCATTCGCCAAGGTCTACCAGCAGTTGGCCATCGACAAGAAGGTGGCACTGGTGCCGTTTTTTCTTGATGGGGTCGGAGGGCATCCCGATTTGATGCAGGCAGACGGTCTGCACCCAGCGGCAGCAGCCCAGGGCAAGTTGTTGGAAAATGTCTGGCCGACGCTAAAACCGCTGCTTTGA